One segment of Streptomyces sp. NA02950 DNA contains the following:
- a CDS encoding Uma2 family endonuclease codes for MSAQPHEGAASYAADDPETALKYAIQHIQGDDRVQIVEGVITQVSPSWGHEKAADKIRNQIASIVSKLGCVSGSGNLDLPGTSNWYVPDVAVVPEDLADAEALTPDQTLLIVEITSDSNGDTDRIVKRRRYAEYGAPLYLLVDRQQRACTLYAAPGNLGYTRADGPHPFGTPLALPEPFGLELDTSEF; via the coding sequence ATGAGCGCACAACCTCATGAGGGTGCCGCCTCGTACGCGGCCGACGATCCCGAAACCGCGCTGAAGTACGCGATCCAACACATCCAGGGGGACGACCGGGTGCAGATCGTCGAGGGGGTCATCACACAGGTGTCGCCAAGCTGGGGCCATGAGAAGGCGGCCGACAAGATCCGAAACCAGATCGCCTCGATCGTGAGCAAACTGGGCTGCGTCTCAGGATCGGGCAATCTGGATCTGCCCGGCACGAGCAACTGGTACGTGCCTGACGTAGCGGTCGTGCCCGAAGACCTGGCGGACGCTGAAGCACTGACCCCCGATCAGACCCTGCTGATCGTCGAGATCACCTCCGACTCCAACGGGGACACCGACCGGATCGTCAAGCGCCGCCGTTACGCCGAGTACGGCGCACCGCTGTATCTGCTCGTCGACCGGCAGCAGCGCGCCTGCACGCTGTACGCGGCTCCCGGGAACCTCGGCTACACCAGGGCGGACGGCCCCCACCCCTTCGGCACCCCCCTCGCGCTCCCCGAACCGTTCGGCCTGGAGCTGGACACCTCGGAGTTCTGA
- a CDS encoding GNAT family N-acetyltransferase, with the protein MILRQLHDTDEDAKAVWEVVSAAFGEAAVLAGLDGWPPEYVAEVHDRNRHLARSDPGGCWLAVDHGGMPLGAALSTRREGTWGLSMFAVLPRAQRQGVGRELLAAALMYGRACLRGIICGSEDPRAVATYRRAGFALHPTMRLRGTVGPETKERLSPPDGAVHEGVARHRDLLDSVDRRIRGGAHGTDHELLLAQRRLLVVDDLAGSGYCYVSEDGKVEMLAATSRRLAKRLLTAALLCLPEGADARVPALTADQQWAVDVGLEAGLELSTSGYLCLRGMPPPAPYIPSGTFL; encoded by the coding sequence ATGATCCTCCGCCAGTTGCACGACACCGACGAGGACGCCAAGGCGGTATGGGAGGTGGTCTCCGCCGCGTTCGGGGAGGCGGCCGTGCTCGCGGGCCTGGACGGCTGGCCGCCGGAGTACGTCGCCGAGGTGCACGACCGGAACCGGCATCTGGCCCGCAGCGATCCGGGCGGCTGCTGGCTCGCCGTGGACCACGGTGGGATGCCCCTGGGCGCGGCGCTGTCCACGCGCCGCGAGGGCACCTGGGGGCTGTCGATGTTCGCGGTGCTGCCACGGGCCCAGCGGCAGGGCGTCGGCCGGGAGTTGCTCGCCGCCGCGCTGATGTACGGCCGGGCGTGTCTGCGCGGCATCATCTGCGGCTCCGAGGATCCGCGCGCGGTGGCCACCTACCGGCGTGCGGGTTTCGCACTGCATCCGACGATGCGGCTGCGCGGCACCGTCGGACCGGAGACCAAGGAGCGGCTGTCCCCGCCGGACGGCGCGGTGCACGAGGGGGTGGCCCGCCACCGTGACCTGCTGGACTCGGTGGACCGCCGGATCCGGGGCGGCGCCCACGGCACCGACCACGAACTGCTGCTGGCCCAGCGGCGGTTGCTGGTGGTGGACGACCTGGCGGGCAGCGGCTACTGCTACGTGAGCGAGGACGGCAAGGTCGAGATGCTGGCCGCGACCTCGCGGCGGCTGGCGAAGCGACTGCTGACGGCGGCCCTGCTGTGTCTGCCGGAGGGCGCGGACGCCCGGGTCCCGGCGCTGACGGCCGACCAGCAATGGGCGGTGGACGTGGGGCTCGAGGCCGGTCTGGAGCTGTCCACCAGCGGCTATCTGTGTCTGCGCGGAATGCCGCCCCCGGCGCCGTACATCCCCTCGGGGACGTTTCTCTGA
- the acnA gene encoding aconitate hydratase AcnA, which translates to MSANSFDARSTLQVGDESYEIFRLDKVEGSARLPYSLKVLLENLLRTEDGANITADHIRALGGWDSQAQPSQEIQFTPARVIMQDFTGVPCVVDLATMREAVKELGGDPAKINPLAPAELVIDHSVIADRFGTPDAFTQNVELEYGRNKERYQFLRWGQTAFDEFKVVPPGTGIVHQVNIEHLARTVMVRGGQAYPDTLVGTDSHTTMVNGLGVLGWGVGGIEAEAAMLGQPVSMLIPRVVGFKLTGQLPTGTTATDLVLTITEMLRKHGVVGKFVEFYGEGVSAIPLANRATIGNMSPEFGSTAAIFPIDGETINYLKLTGRSEQQLALVEAYAKEQGLWLDPAAEPDFSEKLELDLSTVVPSIAGPKRPQDRIILAEAAEKFAQDVRSYASAADLDEAGIESFPASDAPAVTNGVPTKPTPVIAPDGSQYEIDHGAVTVAAITSCTNTSNPYVMVAAALVAKKAVEKGLTRKPWVKTTLAPGSKVVMDYYDRAGLTPYLDKLGFNLVGYGCTTCIGNSGPLPEEVSKAVNDADLAVTSVLSGNRNFEGRINPDVKMNYLASPPLVVAYAIAGSMKVDITKDAIGIDQDGNPVHLADIWPSEKEVEEVVASAIGQEMFNTSYADVFAGDAQWQALPVPTGNTFEWDPESTYVRKPPYFEGLTMDPAPVEDVRGARVLAKLGDSVTTDHISPAGAIKADTPAGTYLTEHGVERRDFNSYGSRRGNHEVMIRGTFANIRLRNQIAPGTEGGFTRDFTQDGAPVSFIYDASQNYQAAGIPLVILAGKEYGSGSSRDWAAKGTALLGVKAVIAESYERIHRSNLIGMGVLPLQFPEGASALSLGLTGEETFEITGVTALNEGGIPETVKVKARDDRGGEVAFDAKVRIDTPGEADYYRNGGIMQYVLRSLIRK; encoded by the coding sequence GTGTCGGCGAACAGCTTCGACGCCCGCAGCACCCTGCAGGTGGGCGACGAGTCGTACGAGATCTTCAGGCTGGACAAGGTGGAGGGGTCCGCCCGCCTGCCGTACAGCCTGAAGGTGCTGCTGGAGAACCTGCTCCGCACCGAGGACGGCGCGAACATCACCGCCGACCACATCCGCGCGCTGGGGGGCTGGGACTCCCAGGCCCAGCCCAGCCAGGAGATCCAGTTCACCCCGGCCCGCGTGATCATGCAGGACTTCACCGGCGTGCCCTGTGTGGTCGACCTCGCCACCATGCGTGAGGCCGTCAAGGAGCTCGGCGGCGACCCGGCGAAGATCAACCCGCTGGCCCCGGCCGAGCTGGTCATCGACCACTCCGTCATCGCCGACCGCTTCGGCACCCCGGACGCCTTCACCCAGAACGTGGAGCTGGAGTACGGGCGCAACAAGGAGCGCTACCAGTTCCTGCGCTGGGGCCAGACCGCCTTCGACGAGTTCAAGGTCGTCCCGCCCGGCACCGGCATCGTCCACCAGGTGAACATCGAGCACCTGGCCCGCACCGTCATGGTCCGGGGTGGCCAGGCGTACCCGGACACGCTCGTCGGCACCGACTCCCACACCACCATGGTCAACGGCCTCGGTGTGCTGGGCTGGGGCGTCGGCGGTATCGAGGCCGAGGCCGCCATGCTGGGCCAGCCGGTGTCGATGCTCATCCCGCGGGTCGTCGGCTTCAAGCTGACCGGCCAGCTCCCCACCGGCACCACCGCCACCGACCTGGTGCTGACCATCACCGAGATGCTGCGCAAGCACGGTGTGGTCGGCAAGTTCGTGGAGTTCTACGGCGAGGGCGTATCCGCCATCCCGCTCGCCAACCGCGCCACCATCGGCAACATGTCGCCGGAGTTCGGCTCCACCGCGGCGATCTTCCCGATCGACGGCGAGACGATCAACTACCTCAAGCTCACCGGCCGCAGCGAGCAGCAGCTCGCGCTCGTCGAGGCGTACGCCAAGGAGCAGGGTCTGTGGCTGGACCCGGCCGCCGAGCCGGACTTCTCCGAGAAGCTGGAGCTGGACCTGTCGACGGTCGTCCCGTCGATCGCCGGTCCCAAGCGCCCGCAGGACCGCATCATCCTCGCCGAGGCCGCCGAGAAGTTCGCCCAGGACGTCCGCAGCTACGCCTCCGCGGCCGACCTGGACGAGGCCGGTATCGAGTCCTTCCCGGCCTCCGACGCCCCGGCCGTCACCAACGGCGTGCCGACCAAGCCCACCCCGGTGATCGCCCCCGACGGCAGCCAGTACGAGATCGACCACGGCGCCGTCACCGTCGCCGCGATCACCTCCTGCACCAACACCTCCAACCCCTACGTCATGGTCGCCGCCGCCCTGGTGGCCAAGAAGGCGGTGGAGAAGGGCCTGACCCGCAAGCCGTGGGTCAAGACCACCCTGGCTCCCGGGTCCAAGGTCGTCATGGACTACTACGACCGCGCCGGGCTCACCCCGTACCTCGACAAGCTGGGCTTCAACCTCGTCGGCTACGGCTGCACCACCTGCATCGGCAACTCCGGTCCGCTGCCGGAGGAGGTCTCCAAGGCCGTCAACGACGCCGACCTCGCCGTCACCTCGGTGCTCTCCGGCAACCGCAACTTCGAGGGCCGGATCAACCCGGACGTCAAGATGAACTACCTGGCGTCCCCGCCGCTCGTCGTCGCGTACGCCATCGCGGGCTCCATGAAGGTGGACATCACCAAGGACGCCATCGGCATCGACCAGGACGGCAATCCGGTCCACCTCGCCGACATCTGGCCCTCCGAGAAGGAGGTCGAGGAGGTCGTCGCCTCCGCCATCGGCCAGGAGATGTTCAACACCAGCTACGCCGACGTCTTCGCCGGTGACGCCCAGTGGCAGGCGCTGCCCGTGCCGACCGGCAACACCTTCGAGTGGGACCCGGAGTCCACCTACGTCCGTAAGCCCCCGTACTTCGAGGGGCTGACCATGGACCCGGCCCCGGTCGAGGACGTGCGCGGCGCCCGGGTGCTGGCCAAGCTGGGCGACTCGGTCACCACCGACCACATCTCCCCGGCCGGTGCGATCAAGGCCGACACCCCGGCCGGCACCTACCTCACCGAGCACGGTGTCGAGCGGCGTGACTTCAACTCCTACGGTTCCCGCCGGGGCAACCACGAGGTCATGATCCGCGGCACCTTCGCCAACATCCGGCTGCGCAACCAGATCGCGCCCGGCACCGAGGGCGGCTTCACCCGCGACTTCACGCAGGACGGGGCTCCGGTCTCCTTCATCTACGACGCGTCGCAGAACTACCAGGCCGCCGGTATCCCGCTGGTCATCCTGGCGGGCAAGGAGTACGGTTCCGGCTCCTCCCGCGACTGGGCCGCCAAGGGCACCGCGCTGCTCGGCGTCAAGGCCGTCATCGCCGAGTCCTACGAGCGCATCCACCGCTCGAACCTCATCGGCATGGGCGTCCTGCCGCTCCAGTTCCCCGAGGGCGCCTCGGCGCTGTCGCTGGGCCTGACCGGCGAGGAGACCTTCGAGATCACCGGTGTCACCGCGCTCAACGAGGGCGGCATCCCGGAGACCGTGAAGGTGAAGGCCAGGGACGACCGCGGAGGGGAAGTTGCGTTCGACGCCAAGGTGCGCATCGACACCCCCGGTGAGGCGGACTACTACCGCAACGGCGGCATCATGCAGTACGTGCTGCGCTCGCTGATCCGCAAGTAG
- a CDS encoding LysR family transcriptional regulator: MDPHLLRTFVSVARCGSFSEAAHELGSTPSAVSRHIATLEADLRTPLLTRQPVTLTTAGARLLDHAGPLLLRLDAARAEVERLAGAGATRLTLGASPLALTPRTASALEQLRKLHPGVRTTVRILGRQEVPAAVARGALDLGLVDGPAAPSDPLPPSAAGQLTAVAVAESPLVVPLPLGHPLARRLGLRLADLADSRWLDAPDTAMPLVRLRALGRTGGFRAALTYQGTEVRGLLALAAAGHGLTLVPHSATEGVPGIVAVPLIAPRVTHRIELLHGPAVDGPARSLAALVTGDRHRYG; the protein is encoded by the coding sequence ATGGATCCGCACCTGCTCCGTACGTTCGTCTCCGTGGCCCGCTGCGGCTCCTTCTCCGAGGCCGCCCACGAACTGGGGTCCACCCCCTCGGCGGTCTCCCGGCACATCGCGACGCTCGAGGCGGATCTGCGCACCCCGCTGCTCACCCGGCAGCCGGTGACGCTCACCACCGCGGGGGCGCGGCTGCTCGATCACGCCGGTCCGCTGCTGCTGCGGCTGGACGCGGCCCGCGCGGAGGTCGAGCGGCTGGCCGGGGCCGGGGCCACCCGGCTCACGCTCGGCGCCTCACCGCTGGCCCTGACCCCGCGGACCGCGTCGGCGCTGGAGCAGCTGCGAAAGCTCCACCCCGGTGTCCGGACCACCGTACGGATCCTGGGTCGCCAGGAGGTCCCGGCCGCGGTGGCGCGCGGAGCGCTGGACCTGGGTCTGGTGGACGGTCCGGCGGCCCCGTCCGATCCGCTTCCGCCGTCCGCGGCGGGACAGCTCACCGCGGTCGCGGTCGCCGAGAGCCCGCTCGTGGTGCCGCTGCCGCTGGGCCATCCGCTGGCCCGGCGGCTCGGACTGCGGCTGGCCGACCTCGCCGACAGCCGCTGGCTGGACGCGCCGGACACCGCGATGCCGCTGGTGCGCCTGCGCGCCCTGGGCCGCACCGGCGGCTTCCGCGCCGCGCTGACCTACCAGGGGACGGAGGTGCGGGGGCTGCTGGCGCTGGCCGCCGCGGGACACGGCCTGACACTGGTGCCGCACTCCGCCACCGAGGGCGTGCCCGGAATCGTCGCGGTCCCGCTGATCGCGCCACGGGTGACGCACCGCATCGAGCTGCTGCACGGCCCGGCCGTGGACGGCCCGGCCCGGTCACTGGCCGCGCTGGTGACGGGGGATCGTCACCGGTATGGGTGA
- a CDS encoding DUF1648 domain-containing protein has protein sequence MTRSARRALVVASPFALAWAAVLGTFAGLAGRLPDRLATHFGGSGRADGFTGPGAFLSVVTAVLLVPGAVAGWLAFRSRTPLGAQRALVAVGYGTPAQLGCVLGLLLLANADAGAGTGAGGAERVDFPLWHLAVSFTVAAAVGWIGWLLAGLDTASVPGDADPDQAPRLPLAEGELASWTHTVGSPVLIGVGGVTAVLGGVLALSAGPAAGLPLAGGGAVAALLSGCRVTVDRRGLTVAARFAPRPRLRVPLERIERATSREVRAMELGGWGYRSWAGRSGLVLRSGEALCLRLATGREFVVTVDDAATAAALLNTLAERGRAAGPGGRD, from the coding sequence ATGACTCGTTCCGCGCGCCGCGCGCTGGTGGTCGCTTCGCCGTTCGCGCTGGCCTGGGCCGCTGTGCTGGGGACGTTCGCCGGGTTGGCCGGCCGGCTGCCGGACCGGCTCGCCACCCACTTCGGCGGCTCCGGTCGGGCCGACGGATTCACCGGTCCGGGTGCCTTCCTCTCGGTGGTGACCGCCGTCCTCCTCGTCCCCGGAGCGGTCGCTGGATGGCTCGCCTTCCGCTCGCGTACGCCGCTCGGGGCGCAGCGGGCGCTGGTGGCTGTCGGTTACGGAACGCCCGCCCAGCTCGGCTGTGTCCTGGGTCTGCTGCTCCTCGCCAACGCCGACGCCGGGGCCGGGACGGGGGCCGGGGGCGCCGAACGGGTGGATTTCCCGCTGTGGCACCTGGCGGTGTCCTTCACCGTCGCGGCCGCCGTCGGCTGGATCGGCTGGCTGCTCGCCGGGCTGGACACCGCGTCGGTGCCAGGGGACGCTGACCCGGACCAGGCGCCCCGCCTCCCGCTCGCAGAAGGGGAGTTGGCCAGCTGGACGCACACCGTCGGCTCGCCGGTGCTGATCGGCGTGGGCGGGGTCACCGCGGTGCTCGGCGGGGTGCTGGCCCTCTCGGCGGGCCCGGCGGCCGGACTGCCGCTGGCCGGAGGCGGGGCCGTCGCCGCCCTGCTGTCCGGCTGCCGGGTGACCGTCGACCGCCGGGGCCTCACCGTCGCCGCCCGGTTCGCCCCGCGCCCCCGGCTGCGGGTGCCGCTGGAGCGGATCGAGCGGGCCACCAGCCGGGAGGTCCGCGCCATGGAGCTGGGCGGCTGGGGCTACCGGTCGTGGGCGGGGCGCAGCGGGCTGGTGCTGCGCTCGGGCGAGGCGCTGTGTCTGCGGCTGGCCACCGGCAGGGAGTTCGTGGTGACGGTGGACGACGCCGCCACGGCCGCCGCGCTGCTCAACACCCTTGCCGAGCGCGGCCGGGCGGCCGGTCCGGGAGGGCGGGACTGA
- a CDS encoding UDP-N-acetylglucosamine 1-carboxyvinyltransferase yields the protein MTDDYLSRIGKLIRDARQHRGWTQSQLAEALGTSQSAVNRIERGNQNISLEMIARIGEALDSEIVSLGYAGPMHLRVVGGRQLSGAIDVKTSKNACVALLCASLLNSGRTTLRRVARIEEVYRILEVLGSIGVRTRWINDGADLEIVPPAELDLGAMDTEAARRTRSVIMFLGPLLHRLDRFRIPYAGGCDLGTRTVQPHMTALRPFGLEVTATDGMYHAQVDRSVAPTRAIVLTERGDTVTENALLAAARHDGITVIRNASSNYMVQDLCFFLEELGVKVEGVGTTTLTVHGVTDIDRDVDYAPSEDPVEAMSLLAAAVVTESELTIRRVPVEFLEIELAILEEMGLDHERSPEYPADNGRTRLVDLTVRPSKLQAPIDKIHPMPFPGVNIDNVPFFAAIAASAQGSTLIHDWVYDNRAIYLTELNRLGAHVKLLDPHRVLVEGPTRWRSAEMMCPPALRPAVVVLLAMMAAPGTSVLRNVYVINRGYEDLAERLNSIGAQIETFRDI from the coding sequence ATGACCGACGACTATCTCTCACGTATCGGCAAGCTCATCCGTGACGCCCGACAGCACCGAGGCTGGACCCAGTCACAGCTTGCCGAGGCGCTCGGCACCAGCCAGAGCGCGGTCAACCGCATTGAGCGGGGGAATCAGAACATCAGTCTTGAGATGATCGCCAGGATCGGCGAGGCGCTCGACAGCGAGATCGTCTCGCTGGGTTACGCCGGTCCGATGCATCTGCGGGTGGTGGGCGGCCGCCAACTCTCCGGCGCCATCGACGTCAAGACGAGCAAGAACGCCTGTGTGGCGCTGTTGTGCGCCTCACTCCTCAACTCCGGCCGTACGACGCTGCGCAGGGTCGCCAGGATCGAGGAGGTCTACCGCATCCTCGAAGTGCTCGGCAGCATCGGCGTCCGCACCCGCTGGATCAACGACGGGGCCGATCTGGAGATCGTGCCCCCCGCCGAACTGGACCTCGGCGCCATGGACACCGAGGCCGCCCGCCGGACACGCAGCGTCATCATGTTCCTGGGCCCGCTGCTGCACCGGCTGGACCGCTTCCGGATTCCCTACGCGGGCGGCTGCGACCTCGGCACCCGCACCGTGCAGCCGCATATGACCGCGCTGCGCCCCTTCGGCCTCGAAGTGACCGCCACCGACGGGATGTACCACGCGCAGGTCGACCGCTCGGTCGCGCCCACCCGCGCCATCGTGCTGACCGAACGCGGCGACACCGTCACCGAGAACGCGCTGCTGGCGGCCGCCCGGCACGACGGGATCACGGTGATCCGCAACGCCTCCTCCAACTACATGGTCCAGGATCTGTGCTTCTTCCTGGAGGAGTTGGGAGTCAAGGTCGAGGGGGTGGGCACCACCACGCTCACCGTGCACGGTGTCACCGACATCGACCGCGACGTGGACTACGCCCCCTCCGAGGACCCGGTGGAGGCGATGAGCCTGCTGGCCGCAGCCGTGGTGACGGAGTCCGAGCTGACGATCCGCCGGGTGCCGGTGGAGTTCCTGGAGATCGAGCTGGCCATCCTGGAGGAGATGGGCCTGGACCACGAGCGCTCCCCCGAGTACCCGGCGGACAACGGCCGTACCCGGCTGGTCGATCTGACGGTCCGGCCGTCCAAGCTCCAGGCCCCCATCGACAAGATCCACCCGATGCCGTTCCCCGGCGTCAACATCGACAACGTGCCCTTCTTCGCCGCCATCGCGGCCTCCGCACAGGGCTCGACACTCATCCACGACTGGGTCTACGACAACCGCGCCATCTATCTGACCGAGCTGAACCGGCTGGGCGCCCACGTCAAACTGCTCGACCCGCACCGGGTCCTGGTCGAGGGACCGACCCGCTGGCGCTCGGCCGAGATGATGTGCCCGCCCGCACTGCGGCCCGCGGTGGTGGTACTGCTGGCGATGATGGCGGCGCCCGGCACCTCGGTGCTGCGCAACGTCTATGTGATCAACCGCGGTTACGAGGACCTCGCCGAACGGCTGAACTCCATCGGCGCGCAGATCGAGACGTTCCGCGACATCTGA
- a CDS encoding serine hydrolase, which translates to MTASATGASAAGVALLPGGAAAAGGLPARVRRALDEALASGAPGAVCGVIQGGRTHVAGAGRLRARGPRAEVPDGRTVFQLGSIGKTLTATALARAVHAGSTRLDAPLTLPARFPIPRKGDHRITLADLATHSSGLPSLPPNLLTGADPYDPYAHYTLDELAEGLAQTELATVPGKTYRYSNLGFGLLGQALAFDGVDAMLRRRVTDPLRLRDTRTTLSPDMASRKAVGHLDGKPVPDWHDRVLSGAGTSMYSTADDMLRYLAAQLRPERSPFREAIELTQRPRFTAGEGLRLGLGWHLSALPGGRTMTWHNGGTGGFGSCAAFSRGSGTAVVMMVNTAGEETGGQARPVDALTVKLLRELDAA; encoded by the coding sequence ATGACCGCGTCCGCCACGGGCGCGTCCGCAGCGGGCGTCGCCCTGCTGCCCGGCGGCGCCGCGGCGGCCGGCGGTCTGCCCGCCCGGGTGCGGCGCGCGCTGGACGAGGCACTGGCCTCGGGCGCCCCGGGCGCGGTGTGCGGGGTCATCCAGGGCGGCCGCACCCACGTCGCGGGCGCGGGCAGGCTCCGGGCCCGGGGCCCACGCGCGGAGGTGCCGGACGGCAGGACGGTGTTCCAGCTCGGCTCGATCGGCAAGACGCTCACCGCCACCGCGCTGGCCCGCGCCGTCCACGCGGGCAGCACCCGCCTCGACGCACCGCTGACACTGCCCGCCCGGTTCCCGATACCGCGCAAGGGCGACCACCGGATCACCCTGGCCGATCTGGCCACCCACAGCTCCGGACTGCCCTCGCTGCCGCCGAACCTCCTCACCGGAGCCGATCCGTACGACCCCTACGCCCACTACACACTGGACGAGCTGGCCGAGGGGCTGGCGCAGACGGAGTTGGCGACGGTACCGGGGAAGACCTACCGCTACTCCAACCTCGGCTTCGGACTGCTCGGCCAGGCGCTGGCCTTCGACGGGGTGGACGCGATGCTGCGGCGCCGGGTCACCGATCCGCTGCGGCTGCGGGACACCAGGACGACGCTGAGTCCGGACATGGCCTCCCGCAAGGCGGTCGGCCATCTCGACGGAAAGCCGGTACCGGACTGGCACGACCGGGTGCTCAGCGGCGCGGGTACCTCGATGTACAGCACCGCCGACGACATGCTGCGCTATCTGGCCGCTCAACTCCGCCCGGAGCGCTCGCCGTTCCGCGAGGCGATCGAGCTGACCCAGCGGCCCCGCTTCACCGCGGGCGAGGGGCTGCGGCTCGGACTCGGCTGGCATCTCAGCGCGTTGCCCGGCGGCCGCACGATGACCTGGCACAACGGCGGCACCGGCGGCTTCGGCAGCTGTGCGGCGTTCAGCCGGGGGAGCGGTACGGCGGTGGTGATGATGGTGAACACCGCCGGCGAGGAGACCGGGGGCCAGGCCCGCCCGGTCGACGCCCTCACCGTCAAGCTGCTGCGGGAACTCGACGCGGCCTGA
- a CDS encoding RidA family protein, producing the protein MTEPTGAVSRLNPAELSPPTGFSHAVTALGGRLVFLAGQTALDGAGTIVGDTLPAQFRQALTNLLTALAAAGGAPADLARLTVYATDVAEYRARAPELGRIWREMAGRDYPAVAVIGIVRLWDEEAMVELDGIAVLP; encoded by the coding sequence GTGACGGAACCGACGGGTGCCGTATCGCGCCTCAACCCCGCCGAGCTGTCCCCGCCCACCGGCTTCAGCCACGCCGTCACGGCGCTGGGCGGACGGCTGGTGTTCCTGGCCGGGCAGACCGCGCTGGACGGTGCCGGGACGATCGTCGGCGACACCCTTCCCGCCCAGTTCCGGCAGGCGCTGACCAATCTGCTCACCGCGCTGGCGGCGGCGGGCGGCGCCCCCGCCGATCTCGCCCGGCTGACGGTGTACGCCACCGATGTCGCCGAGTACCGCGCCCGCGCCCCCGAACTCGGCCGGATCTGGCGGGAGATGGCGGGCCGCGACTATCCGGCGGTGGCGGTCATCGGCATCGTCCGGCTCTGGGACGAGGAGGCGATGGTGGAGCTGGACGGGATCGCCGTCCTGCCCTGA
- a CDS encoding helix-turn-helix transcriptional regulator, with amino-acid sequence MASESLQRRIAALEERVARLETARDTAGDVGSTSREDTFWALEGLRRRLAGRGQVLFTGALDLPTGEHYEWQQGALADGLLAADWSEHAASYAALGHPVRLTLLRAVLRGIRSATELQEVAGLNTTGQLYHHLKQLTATGWLQAEGRGHYRVPAGRVVPLLVLVSAVVPPGSRQETE; translated from the coding sequence ATGGCTTCCGAGTCGTTGCAGCGGCGGATCGCCGCGCTCGAGGAGCGGGTGGCGCGTCTGGAGACCGCGCGGGACACCGCCGGGGACGTGGGGTCCACGTCCCGGGAGGACACGTTCTGGGCGCTCGAAGGACTGCGCCGCCGGCTCGCCGGGCGCGGTCAGGTGCTGTTCACCGGTGCCCTCGACCTGCCCACCGGTGAGCACTACGAGTGGCAGCAGGGCGCGTTGGCGGACGGGCTGCTCGCCGCCGACTGGTCCGAGCACGCCGCCTCGTACGCCGCGCTGGGGCACCCGGTGCGGCTCACCCTGCTGCGCGCGGTGCTGCGCGGCATCCGGTCCGCCACCGAGCTCCAGGAGGTGGCCGGGCTGAACACGACCGGTCAGCTCTACCACCACCTGAAGCAGCTCACGGCGACCGGCTGGCTCCAGGCCGAGGGCCGCGGCCACTACCGCGTGCCCGCGGGCCGGGTGGTGCCGCTGCTGGTGCTGGTGTCGGCGGTGGTGCCGCCAGGAAGCCGACAGGAAACCGAATGA
- a CDS encoding GntR family transcriptional regulator yields the protein MLFRVAPGSPVPLGDQVAASVRGAIADGTVRPGERLPAARALADSLGVNVHTVLRGYQRLREEGLIELRRGRGAVVTGEQSPGRARLLEGVQGLVAEARALGLSDEEVLSLVRSRLAGG from the coding sequence ATGCTGTTCCGCGTCGCCCCCGGATCTCCCGTCCCGCTGGGCGACCAGGTCGCCGCCTCGGTGCGCGGCGCCATCGCGGACGGCACCGTACGCCCCGGCGAGCGGCTCCCCGCCGCCCGCGCGCTCGCCGACTCCCTCGGCGTCAACGTGCACACGGTGCTCCGGGGCTATCAGCGGCTCCGCGAGGAGGGCCTGATCGAACTGCGCCGCGGCCGCGGGGCGGTGGTCACCGGCGAGCAGTCACCCGGCCGGGCCCGCCTCCTGGAGGGCGTCCAGGGCCTGGTGGCCGAGGCGCGGGCGCTGGGCCTGTCCGACGAGGAGGTCCTCTCACTGGTGAGGTCCCGCCTCGCGGGCGGCTGA